Proteins from a genomic interval of Veillonellaceae bacterium:
- a CDS encoding phosphopentomutase: MFKRIILIVMDSVGIGALPDAAEYGDSDVNTLGNIARSQGGLFLPTFEKLGIGCIEPIEGVKCVNNPLASYGKMAEISKGKDTTTGHWELAGCPVFTPFPVYPEGFPAEVIEKFQNLVGRKVLGNIPASGTAIIEELGVQHLETGKPIVYTSGDSVFQIAAHEEIITLEELYEMCKTARTKVCVGEHAVGRVIARPFIGQPGKFIRTTNRHDYSLEPHSPTVLDLMKEKGFDVIGIGKIADVFAQRGITRSYPTKSNDQGIEQIMELVKADSDAKLIMANLVDFDSVYGHRNDVTGYAKALERLDYSVKNLITILKEDDLLILTADHGCDPTAPGTDHTREYVPLLVYSPNIIGSNLGVRTTFADVAATIAENYKLTPLPFGKSFLKQLR, from the coding sequence TTGTTTAAAAGAATTATTCTAATCGTAATGGACAGTGTTGGAATTGGCGCTTTGCCAGATGCCGCAGAGTATGGCGATTCAGATGTCAATACGTTAGGCAACATTGCTCGCTCACAAGGCGGGCTTTTCTTGCCTACTTTTGAAAAGTTGGGAATTGGCTGTATAGAGCCGATTGAAGGCGTTAAATGTGTAAATAATCCTTTAGCCAGTTACGGCAAGATGGCTGAAATTTCAAAAGGGAAGGATACTACAACCGGTCACTGGGAGTTAGCAGGCTGTCCAGTTTTTACACCATTTCCTGTTTATCCGGAGGGCTTTCCCGCAGAGGTAATTGAAAAATTTCAAAATTTGGTTGGGAGAAAGGTACTTGGTAATATTCCGGCATCTGGTACTGCAATAATTGAAGAGTTAGGGGTACAACATCTTGAAACTGGCAAACCGATCGTTTATACGTCAGGCGATAGTGTTTTTCAAATTGCGGCGCATGAAGAAATAATTACGCTTGAGGAGTTATACGAGATGTGTAAAACTGCCCGTACAAAAGTGTGTGTTGGTGAACATGCTGTTGGCAGAGTTATTGCCCGTCCATTTATAGGACAGCCTGGTAAGTTTATACGCACTACCAATCGCCATGATTATAGCCTCGAACCTCATTCGCCGACTGTTTTAGATTTAATGAAGGAAAAAGGCTTTGATGTTATTGGTATTGGGAAAATTGCCGATGTTTTTGCTCAGCGCGGCATAACAAGATCTTATCCGACTAAATCTAATGATCAAGGTATTGAGCAAATTATGGAACTGGTCAAAGCCGATAGCGATGCTAAACTTATCATGGCAAATCTAGTTGACTTTGATAGTGTGTATGGCCATCGTAATGATGTCACTGGTTATGCTAAGGCTCTTGAACGTCTTGACTATAGCGTAAAAAATCTTATTACAATTTTAAAAGAAGATGACCTTCTTATATTAACAGCGGATCATGGTTGTGATCCTACAGCTCCAGGTACCGACCATACTAGAGAATATGTACCACTCTTAGTTTATAGCCCTAACATAATAGGAAGCAATCTAGGCGTACGTACCACCT
- the xerD gene encoding site-specific tyrosine recombinase XerD, with translation MESYVNQFINYLAEERGLAQNTLESYGRDLRQFQTYLDSSNKEFLKDSNRNTILAYLTNLQTKGRAVSTISRNLAAIKSFYQYLVRERYIDKDPAANLESPKLEKKLPKILTIGEVEELLKQPNGSLPAGTRDKAMLELLYATGIRVSELISLNISDVNLDMGYIKCYGKGAKERIVPLGSIAAKCVQEYINRGRPKLVRTYDEAALFVNHHGNRLTRQGFWKIIKKYAQEANITKEITPHTLRHSFATHLLENGADLRSVQEMLGHADISTTQIYTHVTKNHLKEVYDKTHPRA, from the coding sequence ATGGAAAGTTACGTAAATCAGTTCATTAATTATCTCGCGGAGGAACGAGGGCTTGCTCAAAATACCTTAGAGTCATACGGGCGCGATCTACGTCAATTTCAAACCTATTTGGACAGCAGTAATAAGGAATTCTTAAAAGATTCTAATCGCAACACCATCCTTGCTTATTTGACCAATCTTCAAACCAAAGGACGAGCCGTTTCTACAATTTCTCGAAATCTCGCTGCGATCAAGTCATTTTATCAATACTTAGTCCGAGAACGGTATATTGATAAAGATCCGGCTGCTAATCTTGAATCTCCTAAACTTGAGAAAAAATTACCTAAAATTCTTACTATTGGTGAAGTAGAAGAATTACTTAAACAACCAAACGGCTCTTTACCGGCTGGCACACGTGATAAGGCGATGCTAGAACTATTGTATGCGACGGGGATCAGGGTATCAGAGCTTATATCGCTTAATATATCTGATGTTAATTTAGATATGGGCTATATAAAGTGTTACGGCAAAGGGGCTAAAGAAAGAATTGTACCGTTAGGTTCGATTGCAGCTAAATGCGTACAAGAGTATATTAACCGTGGACGGCCTAAATTAGTGCGTACCTATGATGAGGCTGCGTTATTTGTCAATCATCATGGCAATCGTTTGACTAGGCAAGGTTTTTGGAAGATTATAAAAAAATATGCCCAAGAGGCTAACATTACTAAAGAAATTACTCCGCATACTCTCAGGCATTCTTTTGCTACGCACCTATTAGAAAATGGCGCAGATTTAAGATCGGTTCAAGAAATGCTAGGCCATGCAGATATCTCTACTACACAGATTTATACTCATGTAACTAAGAACCATCTTAAAGAAGTGTATGACAAGACCCACCCACGCGCATAA
- the spoIIM gene encoding stage II sporulation protein M codes for MLGYFRQNLSSYFRANMVAYFFMVLILIIGVVVGALAVKILPEEQKLELISYLRIFFNGLSQGQASGDTSVILSAVLYNNAKTIIFMWLLGFTIVGLPFVLFILFTRGFVIGFTVGFLVNEYIAKGLLFALVSILPHNFFAVPALLATGVSATTFSLMLLKRRKHSRSNLLYESLGYTAVCLAMLALIIIAGLIEVYVSPVFMKLVAGLLIKE; via the coding sequence ATGCTGGGATACTTTCGCCAGAACCTTAGCAGTTACTTCCGGGCAAATATGGTGGCCTACTTTTTCATGGTCCTCATCCTTATTATTGGGGTTGTGGTAGGGGCGTTGGCGGTTAAAATATTGCCTGAGGAACAGAAGTTAGAGCTGATAAGTTATCTTCGAATATTTTTTAATGGTTTATCCCAAGGTCAAGCTAGCGGCGATACCTCTGTTATTCTGAGTGCAGTGCTATATAATAATGCTAAGACTATAATCTTTATGTGGCTACTTGGCTTTACGATTGTAGGACTGCCCTTCGTGCTCTTTATTTTGTTTACCAGAGGTTTTGTCATTGGTTTTACTGTTGGTTTTTTAGTCAATGAATATATTGCAAAAGGCTTACTATTTGCGCTAGTTTCAATCTTACCACATAATTTTTTTGCGGTTCCCGCGCTTTTGGCAACTGGTGTCTCGGCGACAACTTTCTCGCTAATGCTTCTCAAACGGAGAAAACATAGCAGATCTAATTTATTATATGAATCGCTTGGTTATACCGCAGTGTGCCTCGCAATGTTGGCTCTAATAATAATTGCAGGATTGATTGAAGTTTATGTTTCACCGGTGTTCATGAAATTGGTGGCTGGTCTTTTGATAAAAGAATAG
- a CDS encoding TIGR00375 family protein: protein MRQYFADLHIHVGVSSQGEWIKIPTSSNLTVTNIIDEAAHRKGMDIIGLIDALSPLVLDDLEALVKSGLMTLKTGGGYQYLNSLTVLLGAEIETVELNGRTSHTLVFLPNIESMRKFSGYMSSHIKNINLSSQNARMTLQRLIQIASEFEGIIIPAHVFTPHKSLFGICCNQLTEILSDKEIAMIDGIELGLSADSQMADRIAELNSFTFITNSDAHSLSKIAREYTVFLLETANYAELRKALHNAAGRKVMANYGLDPRLGKYHRTFCKTCGKFLPNIDVKTCFVCGSNKTINGVFDRIEQLADFRLPNHPSWRAPYFYQIPLEFIPGLGKKAIKKLLARFHTEMNILHQAKKHELIEAVGEKLANEIDKARSGLTKIDSGGGGLYGKLIRSTN, encoded by the coding sequence ATGAGGCAGTATTTTGCTGATCTACATATACATGTCGGTGTTAGTAGTCAAGGTGAGTGGATAAAGATCCCAACATCAAGTAATCTGACAGTTACTAATATAATTGATGAAGCTGCACATCGTAAGGGCATGGATATCATTGGACTAATCGACGCCTTATCGCCGTTGGTTCTCGATGATTTGGAAGCATTGGTTAAGAGCGGCCTTATGACCTTAAAAACCGGAGGCGGTTACCAGTATCTTAATAGCTTAACGGTATTGCTGGGGGCTGAGATAGAAACAGTTGAGCTAAATGGTCGGACATCCCATACGCTAGTTTTTCTGCCCAATATTGAATCAATGCGCAAGTTTTCAGGGTATATGTCCTCCCATATCAAGAATATAAACTTAAGTTCTCAGAATGCCAGAATGACGCTGCAACGTCTTATTCAAATAGCTTCAGAGTTTGAAGGTATAATAATTCCAGCGCATGTTTTTACGCCACATAAAAGCTTATTTGGTATATGTTGCAATCAGCTAACTGAAATTTTATCCGACAAGGAAATAGCAATGATTGATGGAATTGAATTAGGGCTAAGTGCCGACAGCCAGATGGCTGATCGTATTGCCGAGCTAAATTCCTTCACATTTATCACCAATTCTGACGCTCACTCCTTAAGCAAAATTGCCAGAGAATATACTGTTTTCTTGCTTGAAACTGCTAATTATGCAGAGCTTAGAAAGGCTCTGCATAATGCCGCCGGCCGAAAGGTGATGGCAAATTACGGGCTGGATCCGCGTTTAGGCAAGTACCATCGTACTTTTTGCAAAACGTGCGGCAAATTTTTACCAAACATAGATGTTAAGACATGTTTTGTTTGCGGCAGTAATAAGACTATAAATGGTGTATTCGATAGAATAGAACAACTGGCAGACTTTAGACTCCCGAATCATCCGTCGTGGAGGGCGCCATATTTCTATCAAATACCGCTTGAGTTTATTCCGGGACTAGGGAAAAAGGCTATAAAAAAACTATTAGCCAGGTTTCATACTGAGATGAACATTCTTCATCAAGCCAAGAAACATGAACTGATAGAGGCTGTAGGTGAAAAACTTGCAAATGAGATAGATAAAGCTAGGTCTGGTCTGACTAAGATTGATTCCGGTGGGGGTGGATTGTACGGAAAATTGATTCGATCAACGAATTAG
- a CDS encoding NUDIX hydrolase translates to MEHLTEKFISAEKIYDGKILKVHRDTVMLPNNREATREVVDHPGAVAVVPILDDGRIVLVKQFRYPIGKVTLEIPAGKLDNNEDPEECVARELREETGYVAKQMIKLTSIYTAPGFTNEIIHLYIARDLVKKEVCPDEDEFVDVEIYTPSDINTMINNSTITDAKTLIGLLLAGR, encoded by the coding sequence TTGGAACATTTAACAGAGAAGTTCATTTCAGCCGAAAAAATATATGACGGCAAAATATTAAAGGTTCATCGTGATACGGTAATGTTGCCCAATAATAGGGAGGCAACACGGGAAGTTGTTGATCATCCTGGCGCCGTTGCCGTTGTTCCTATTTTAGATGATGGCAGAATTGTTTTGGTTAAGCAATTTCGCTATCCGATTGGTAAGGTCACGCTTGAAATTCCGGCTGGCAAACTTGATAATAATGAGGATCCTGAAGAATGTGTTGCGCGTGAACTGCGTGAAGAAACTGGTTATGTAGCTAAACAGATGATTAAGCTTACGTCTATATATACTGCTCCGGGCTTTACTAATGAGATAATCCATTTATACATTGCCCGCGATCTTGTAAAGAAGGAAGTTTGCCCAGACGAAGACGAGTTTGTTGATGTTGAAATATATACTCCCTCAGACATTAATACTATGATTAATAATAGTACAATAACTGACGCAAAAACCTTGATAGGCTTATTACTAGCAGGCAGGTAA
- the spo0A gene encoding sporulation transcription factor Spo0A — protein MIRETIKLAIADDNREFVGIMQEYLIQQSDIELVGIAYNGEEIVKIVEEKHPDVIILDIIMPHLDGIGVLERLNAMPNRKPKVIMLTAFGQENITQRVVELGVDYYILKPFNMDVLTSRIRQLASTITSQRPVVAAQAIKARPMDVEVTNIIREIGIPAHIKGYQYLRDAIMMIIAEMELLGAVTKVLYPMIAEKYSTTPSRVERAIRHAIEVAWNRGNMDMINRLFGYTIKLEKGKPTNSEFMAMIADKLRMEMRA, from the coding sequence ATGATCAGAGAAACTATAAAACTAGCAATTGCGGACGATAATAGAGAATTTGTCGGTATAATGCAAGAATACTTAATTCAACAATCAGACATTGAACTAGTAGGAATAGCTTATAATGGAGAAGAAATTGTTAAAATTGTTGAAGAAAAACATCCAGATGTAATTATCCTCGACATCATAATGCCACACCTTGACGGAATTGGTGTTTTAGAGCGGCTTAATGCGATGCCAAATAGAAAACCTAAAGTTATTATGTTGACTGCGTTTGGTCAAGAGAATATAACTCAGCGAGTTGTAGAGCTTGGCGTCGATTATTATATTCTGAAACCTTTTAATATGGATGTACTCACTAGCCGTATTAGGCAGTTGGCTAGTACAATAACATCACAACGGCCAGTGGTTGCTGCCCAGGCTATTAAAGCACGACCGATGGACGTTGAAGTTACTAATATTATCCGTGAGATTGGTATCCCTGCTCACATTAAAGGCTATCAATATCTGCGCGATGCCATCATGATGATTATCGCCGAGATGGAGTTATTAGGAGCAGTAACCAAAGTATTATATCCAATGATTGCTGAAAAGTATTCGACAACTCCAAGCCGGGTAGAAAGAGCAATCAGACATGCAATAGAAGTTGCATGGAATCGTGGTAATATGGACATGATCAATAGACTTTTTGGATATACTATCAAGTTGGAAAAAGGGAAGCCGACTAATTCGGAATTTATGGCGATGATTGCTGATAAGCTAAGAATGGAAATGCGGGCTTAA
- the spoIVB gene encoding SpoIVB peptidase gives MTRISRRSITGICIAVLIIAFCVSPQFRSVYGLPPHMRIIEGESAIFTVNFPLTVTINHDNDQSLRLKSPMPVYSISKSVALEPVKLGRSIVEFKLLGLIPVRTVEVDVLPPIKLVPGGHSIGVVLHSHGVIVVGNSPIKSEEGLYVNPAKDAGINVGDIILSINGTPVQSDSQVAEIIDSSGQEKRPLNLLIKRNDERVQITINPVLCDETKRYRIGLFVRDSAAGVGTLTFYEPKSNIYGALGHVISDSDTNQPIDCDQGRIVMATVSGIQHGKRGQPGEKIGVFIEEDKLLGDIQKNTQFGIYGQLNASLPNDIYNSAIPVASMNQVQTGYAEMLTVVDGQSIEKFAIEIQKVNLQASPEGKGMVIKITDPRLMELTGGIVQGMSGSPIIQNGKIVGAVTHVFVHDPTKGYGCFVDWMLMESGIIPKRDKQTAKRLFSLQKKPNIVLAA, from the coding sequence ATGACACGAATTAGTCGGCGCTCCATAACCGGGATATGCATTGCTGTGCTGATTATTGCATTTTGTGTTTCCCCACAATTCCGCAGTGTATACGGCCTTCCGCCGCACATGCGTATTATTGAAGGCGAGTCGGCCATTTTTACCGTCAACTTCCCTTTAACGGTCACTATCAATCATGATAATGATCAAAGTTTGCGGCTGAAATCACCAATGCCAGTTTATAGTATTTCAAAGTCGGTCGCATTGGAGCCAGTTAAGCTTGGTAGATCGATAGTTGAGTTTAAGCTTCTCGGTCTCATCCCCGTAAGGACAGTCGAAGTTGATGTTTTACCGCCTATTAAGCTTGTACCAGGCGGACACTCAATTGGAGTTGTATTGCATTCGCATGGAGTTATTGTTGTCGGTAATTCACCCATCAAGAGCGAGGAGGGTCTTTATGTGAACCCAGCCAAGGATGCAGGTATAAATGTCGGCGACATTATTTTGAGTATTAATGGTACACCGGTCCAGAGTGATAGTCAAGTAGCCGAAATAATAGATAGTAGCGGTCAAGAAAAACGTCCGTTAAATCTGTTAATTAAGCGAAATGATGAAAGGGTTCAGATTACTATAAATCCGGTTCTTTGCGATGAGACTAAACGATATAGAATTGGATTATTTGTAAGGGATAGTGCAGCCGGTGTAGGTACTCTTACTTTTTATGAACCAAAATCAAATATATATGGGGCATTAGGGCATGTAATAAGTGATAGTGATACAAATCAACCAATTGACTGTGATCAGGGGAGAATTGTTATGGCTACCGTTTCCGGCATTCAACATGGTAAAAGGGGTCAACCTGGCGAAAAAATTGGAGTTTTTATTGAGGAAGATAAATTACTTGGTGATATTCAGAAAAATACCCAGTTTGGTATCTATGGACAGCTTAACGCGTCTTTGCCAAATGATATTTATAATAGTGCAATTCCTGTAGCGTCGATGAATCAAGTGCAAACCGGATATGCTGAAATGTTAACCGTTGTAGATGGGCAAAGTATTGAAAAGTTCGCAATCGAAATTCAAAAGGTGAATCTTCAAGCTTCACCTGAAGGTAAGGGCATGGTAATTAAAATTACCGACCCAAGGTTAATGGAACTAACAGGAGGAATTGTGCAAGGAATGAGTGGGAGTCCAATTATCCAAAACGGAAAGATTGTCGGAGCAGTGACTCATGTTTTTGTTCATGATCCTACCAAAGGCTATGGGTGCTTTGTTGACTGGATGTTAATGGAAAGCGGGATAATTCCTAAACGCGATAAACAAACAGCAAAAAGACTGTTCTCTCTACAAAAAAAGCCAAACATAGTGTTAGCAGCCTAA
- the recN gene encoding DNA repair protein RecN, with amino-acid sequence MLRSLCVNNFALIEKANIDFSNGLNILTGETGAGKSILIDALNTVLGGRASNEYIREGCDYFRVEALFDISSLEPVKELADKYAISTEDDGTLIISRRFNTTGKNLIMINGCHVTLSVLKLFGQKLVDMHGQHENQALLRPETHLGLLDLFDKDITVEVDKYRKIFRKWQDVSKQITELEDNIRERVQRLDMLIWQTNEIAAAGLKPDEELELENQIKVLTNMEKITKSVTKAYGLLDEENGTESILSLVAKAKRELDYAVRFDKSLEPQLQMLTDILYQLKELSMDLGGYVDGVEYNPAQLTRLHERMDIIYKLRNKYGATTKDILAYYEKSLKEIDSMNASDDQKAKLHNEQKILKEQLMVLADIIDRKRRSSAKLMSDLVCSHLQKLGMPNCLFNIEVSNTDSLNSFGNNEVSIVFSANPGEVPKPLHKVASGGELSRIALAIKTVCAKRDAIGTVVFDEIDSGIGGKTAQMVGERIAMVAANKQVLCITHSPQIACMADNHLNIEKQVQANRTKTKIIKLNTDQRKLELAKMIAGIDLTKAAIENAGQMIMTAKLKKEIWKKETQA; translated from the coding sequence ATGCTAAGATCATTGTGTGTTAATAATTTTGCATTGATCGAAAAGGCTAATATTGATTTTTCAAACGGACTAAATATTTTAACAGGTGAAACAGGTGCCGGTAAGTCAATTCTTATTGATGCTTTAAATACTGTTTTAGGTGGAAGAGCATCTAATGAATATATCCGTGAGGGATGCGATTATTTTCGGGTTGAAGCTTTATTTGATATCTCTAGTTTGGAGCCTGTAAAAGAACTTGCGGATAAATATGCTATTAGTACTGAAGACGATGGGACGCTGATTATTAGCCGGCGTTTTAATACAACTGGTAAAAACCTGATAATGATAAATGGCTGTCATGTGACGTTGAGTGTTCTAAAACTATTCGGGCAAAAACTGGTCGATATGCATGGACAGCATGAGAATCAAGCCTTACTTCGTCCTGAGACTCATTTAGGACTTTTGGACTTATTTGATAAAGACATAACAGTAGAAGTTGATAAATATCGCAAAATTTTCCGTAAATGGCAAGATGTTAGTAAGCAAATTACTGAATTGGAAGACAATATCCGTGAGCGAGTTCAGCGTTTAGATATGCTGATTTGGCAGACTAATGAAATTGCAGCGGCGGGACTGAAACCTGACGAGGAGCTTGAACTTGAAAACCAGATTAAAGTCCTTACTAATATGGAAAAAATCACAAAGTCGGTTACCAAGGCATATGGACTACTTGATGAAGAAAATGGCACTGAAAGTATTTTAAGCCTGGTGGCAAAAGCTAAGCGAGAATTGGATTATGCAGTTCGGTTTGATAAAAGCTTGGAACCGCAGCTCCAAATGCTTACGGATATTCTCTACCAACTTAAAGAGTTAAGCATGGATTTGGGTGGATACGTAGACGGCGTAGAATATAATCCAGCACAACTTACTCGACTTCATGAACGAATGGATATTATTTATAAATTAAGAAACAAGTATGGCGCGACCACGAAGGACATCCTAGCATATTATGAAAAATCGCTGAAAGAAATTGACAGCATGAATGCTTCAGATGATCAGAAAGCAAAACTACACAATGAACAAAAAATACTAAAAGAACAATTAATGGTTTTAGCCGATATAATTGATAGAAAACGTCGATCCTCGGCAAAATTGATGTCCGACTTAGTTTGCTCACACTTACAAAAGCTTGGTATGCCAAATTGTCTGTTCAATATTGAAGTAAGTAACACCGATAGCTTGAATTCATTTGGGAATAATGAAGTTTCAATTGTCTTTTCTGCCAATCCTGGCGAGGTTCCAAAACCATTGCACAAGGTTGCATCTGGCGGCGAATTGTCGAGAATAGCTTTAGCAATAAAAACAGTCTGCGCAAAACGTGATGCAATCGGGACGGTAGTATTTGACGAAATCGATTCAGGTATTGGCGGTAAAACAGCACAAATGGTTGGTGAGCGAATCGCAATGGTTGCGGCAAATAAGCAAGTTTTATGCATTACTCATTCGCCTCAGATTGCTTGTATGGCTGATAATCATCTTAATATCGAAAAACAAGTTCAAGCCAACCGAACAAAAACCAAAATCATCAAGCTAAATACTGACCAGCGCAAGTTGGAACTTGCCAAAATGATAGCAGGCATTGATTTAACAAAAGCTGCCATTGAAAATGCTGGACAAATGATTATGACAGCAAAATTAAAAAAAGAAATTTGGAAAAAAGAAACGCAAGCGTGA
- the argR gene encoding arginine repressor, with protein sequence MKVLRHAKIKEIIDHSEVETQEELAEALRKDGIEVTQATVSRDIKELRLIKVPTGDGRYRYAFPMDQSMVFSQSRMERMFRDSVTGIDSSQNIVVIKTLPGTANAVASTIDCARWPEIIGTVAGDDNILIVVKPMDAVGRVIERLQSIF encoded by the coding sequence GTGAAAGTGCTGCGTCATGCGAAAATTAAGGAAATCATAGATCATAGCGAGGTAGAAACTCAAGAAGAGCTGGCCGAGGCTTTGCGCAAAGATGGTATTGAAGTAACTCAGGCAACTGTTTCACGAGATATCAAAGAGTTGAGGCTAATAAAAGTTCCAACCGGTGATGGCCGCTACCGTTATGCGTTTCCGATGGATCAGTCAATGGTATTTTCTCAATCCCGTATGGAAAGAATGTTTAGGGACTCAGTCACTGGTATTGATTCTAGCCAAAATATTGTAGTCATTAAAACATTACCAGGAACTGCGAATGCCGTAGCCTCGACAATCGATTGTGCAAGATGGCCTGAGATAATTGGAACTGTTGCTGGTGATGACAATATTTTAATTGTTGTTAAGCCAATGGATGCCGTGGGACGTGTTATTGAACGATTGCAGTCAATATTCTGA
- a CDS encoding methyltransferase, which translates to MQTYSAVKLAQFLLLPHLEKCRRAVDATAGNGWDSLFLAANTPDYAIIYSFDIQKSALAKTSDLLAEHNLLSKVKLIEDNHENIANYIVDQIDFAMFNLGYLPGKDHNITTQASTTIKSIKQTLTLLRVGGFLTIIAYPGHESGQLEFDEVNKLLKALPTRMFAVNSWVPVNASRKPPILYVIEKVRSE; encoded by the coding sequence ATGCAAACTTATAGCGCAGTAAAACTTGCACAATTTTTATTACTTCCCCATCTTGAAAAATGCAGGCGTGCCGTAGATGCGACTGCGGGCAATGGATGGGACTCTTTATTTCTGGCGGCTAACACTCCTGATTATGCTATAATTTACTCATTTGATATTCAAAAAAGCGCGTTAGCTAAAACCAGCGATCTGCTTGCCGAGCATAATCTTCTTTCTAAGGTTAAACTTATTGAGGACAATCATGAGAATATAGCTAATTATATAGTGGATCAAATTGATTTTGCTATGTTTAACCTAGGCTATTTGCCAGGTAAGGACCATAATATTACCACACAGGCCTCTACCACAATCAAGTCAATAAAACAAACTTTAACCTTGCTTAGAGTAGGGGGCTTTTTAACAATAATAGCATATCCTGGACATGAGAGCGGACAATTAGAGTTTGACGAAGTCAATAAATTACTAAAGGCACTTCCCACGAGAATGTTTGCGGTTAATAGCTGGGTACCTGTAAATGCTTCTAGAAAACCGCCAATTTTATACGTAATTGAAAAAGTAAGGAGTGAATAA
- a CDS encoding NAD(+)/NADH kinase has protein sequence MLTIGIFPNIKKSSVVTILGFIVDFFKEKSIRVLLPSQAAKKLGQPDLGCSEESIREKIDIAIAIGGDGTLLSSARKIAPLNIPIFGINMGRLGFLTEVEVPQMEIFLEKLISGHYDIEKRLMLDAFIRRDSEEIFVSSSLNDIVITKAGYSRMIELTLTINNQVAAAFSADGLIIATPTGSTGYSLSAGGPIVNSALNVILVTPICPHTLYSRPLIVSPDEEITVITSVSSDDIVLTVDGQVVQKLQPNDKVFIRKSSYNANLIKFGHKNYYQTLRTKLWRDD, from the coding sequence TTGTTGACGATTGGAATATTTCCTAACATAAAAAAAAGTAGTGTTGTTACAATACTAGGTTTTATAGTGGATTTTTTTAAAGAAAAAAGTATTAGGGTGTTATTGCCGTCACAGGCAGCTAAAAAACTGGGGCAGCCTGACCTGGGGTGCTCTGAAGAAAGTATAAGAGAAAAAATCGACATTGCGATAGCTATCGGTGGAGACGGGACATTATTGAGCTCAGCGCGAAAAATTGCGCCGCTTAATATTCCGATTTTTGGAATAAACATGGGAAGACTGGGCTTTCTGACTGAAGTTGAAGTACCACAGATGGAAATATTTCTGGAAAAGCTGATAAGCGGACATTATGATATTGAAAAGAGGCTAATGCTTGACGCCTTTATTCGGAGAGATTCTGAAGAAATATTTGTTTCTTCTTCTTTGAATGATATAGTTATTACAAAAGCTGGATACTCCCGGATGATTGAACTGACGTTAACAATCAATAACCAAGTTGCGGCTGCATTCTCGGCTGACGGGTTAATTATTGCTACTCCAACTGGCTCAACCGGTTACTCACTATCGGCTGGGGGGCCGATTGTAAATTCGGCTTTGAACGTTATTTTGGTTACGCCTATCTGTCCTCATACCTTGTATTCCCGCCCGCTAATTGTTTCGCCAGATGAAGAAATTACAGTTATAACATCGGTTAGCTCTGACGATATTGTTCTGACAGTAGATGGACAGGTCGTGCAAAAACTCCAACCTAACGATAAAGTCTTTATTAGAAAATCATCATATAACGCTAATTTAATCAAATTTGGCCACAAAAATTATTATCAAACATTAAGAACCAAACTATGGCGGGATGACTAA